The proteins below are encoded in one region of Picrophilus oshimae DSM 9789:
- the surE gene encoding 5'/3'-nucleotidase SurE encodes MILVTNDDGYNSYGIRVLYRAASSITESYIVAPDHGRSATGMSTTYNVPLRAFKFDYGYAISGFPADSVYMARYALYNDKKIDLIVSGINHGDNISLRSLYSSGTIGATMAGALIGIKGIAFSMSYNGISNEKIDLAEPYIKAIIENAMERFPDDVDILNVNFPGNLNRNTRILPARMSYNIFDDNIIKRLDPNGHEYYWFGNKRHERCPENCDYDVVYRKNSISITPITVKGYLDDLRSTEEFISFINVKELLG; translated from the coding sequence ATGATTCTTGTAACAAACGACGATGGTTACAATTCATATGGCATAAGGGTTCTTTACAGGGCCGCATCCTCGATTACTGAGAGCTATATTGTTGCACCGGATCATGGCAGAAGCGCAACAGGCATGAGCACAACATATAACGTTCCATTGAGGGCATTTAAATTTGATTATGGCTATGCAATATCCGGATTCCCGGCAGATTCAGTTTACATGGCAAGGTATGCCCTTTATAATGATAAAAAGATCGATCTGATTGTCAGTGGAATAAACCATGGCGATAATATCTCGTTAAGATCATTATACTCCAGCGGGACGATAGGTGCGACCATGGCAGGTGCATTAATAGGCATAAAGGGTATAGCATTCTCAATGAGCTATAATGGAATATCAAATGAAAAAATAGATCTTGCAGAGCCATATATAAAAGCAATAATAGAGAATGCCATGGAAAGGTTTCCTGATGATGTTGATATACTAAATGTGAACTTTCCAGGAAATTTAAACAGAAATACAAGGATACTCCCGGCAAGGATGTCGTACAATATATTCGATGATAATATAATTAAAAGGCTGGACCCAAACGGTCATGAATATTACTGGTTTGGAAATAAGAGACATGAAAGATGTCCGGAGAACTGCGATTACGATGTTGTTTACAGAAAAAATTCTATTTCAATAACACCGATAACTGTTAAGGGCTATCTTGATGATTTAAGAAGCACTGAGGAGTTTATCTCATTTATAAATGTAAAGGAGCTACTGGGATAA
- a CDS encoding LIM domain-containing protein gives MKCPVCNNEVSSQPYKEWKFNIYHVKRYRCEKCGANFNVYEYNGMEKYTIPRRL, from the coding sequence ATGAAATGCCCGGTTTGCAATAATGAAGTTTCATCACAGCCCTACAAGGAATGGAAGTTTAATATCTACCATGTTAAAAGATACAGGTGCGAAAAATGTGGTGCAAATTTTAACGTTTATGAATACAATGGAATGGAAAAATATACAATACCAAGGAGATTGTAG